In Paraburkholderia bryophila, a single genomic region encodes these proteins:
- a CDS encoding transposase, producing MMKQETVNPWSLRVALHVSDMIRVVEHGDLTDSQWTHVEPLFKRFYARTETRGRPAADRRATLNGILWKLTHGRPWVDLPDRFPNAKTCHRHFGVWLRCGLLGNVLWELFDDHVRFMDAAARSIRRPPSQRRSRSADEPARLD from the coding sequence ATGATGAAGCAGGAAACGGTAAACCCATGGTCGTTGCGGGTCGCCTTGCACGTATCGGACATGATTCGCGTCGTGGAACATGGCGATCTGACCGACAGTCAGTGGACCCATGTCGAACCGCTGTTCAAACGGTTTTACGCCCGTACCGAAACGCGCGGACGTCCCGCAGCCGACCGGCGCGCGACCCTGAACGGTATTCTCTGGAAACTCACTCATGGCCGGCCGTGGGTCGATCTGCCGGACCGATTTCCCAACGCGAAGACCTGCCATCGGCACTTCGGAGTCTGGTTGCGCTGCGGCCTTCTCGGCAATGTACTGTGGGAACTGTTCGACGATCACGTCCGGTTCATGGACGCGGCCGCGCGCTCGATTCGACGCCCGCCATCCCAACGACGTTCGCGCAGTGCCGACGAGCCCGCCAGACTCGACTAG
- a CDS encoding OmpA family protein: MTWKLGLMLLAAGTLAGCSAASGPTFSAYAIALPNNEKAFQVNCNGLFDSSNTCYSKAREICGNQPVHPFREISPLASAGSQRDVHTLMFQCIPTPVVQAAPVVQPAAPSVAPTAPAPRKVSLNGNASFDLDKATLTTDARNRLDALINAAVGVTFNTVAVNGYTDSTGSAPYNQALSTRRALSVARYLKDHGLQARQFLVTGYGNANPVASDDTPSGRAQNRRVEIVPDKQ; encoded by the coding sequence ATGACATGGAAACTCGGATTGATGCTGTTGGCCGCAGGTACGCTTGCGGGATGTTCCGCCGCGTCGGGGCCCACATTTAGCGCTTACGCGATTGCCCTGCCGAATAACGAAAAAGCATTCCAGGTCAATTGCAATGGGCTCTTCGATAGTTCGAACACCTGCTACTCGAAGGCGCGTGAAATTTGCGGTAATCAACCCGTGCACCCGTTCCGCGAGATTTCGCCACTCGCGAGTGCCGGCAGTCAGCGTGACGTGCACACCCTGATGTTCCAGTGCATTCCGACACCTGTCGTGCAAGCCGCGCCTGTCGTCCAACCGGCCGCGCCGTCGGTTGCCCCTACGGCGCCGGCGCCACGAAAAGTCTCGTTGAATGGCAACGCCAGTTTCGATCTGGATAAGGCCACGTTGACGACGGACGCGCGCAACCGCCTCGATGCACTGATCAACGCCGCAGTCGGCGTGACGTTCAATACGGTTGCCGTGAACGGCTACACGGATTCGACCGGAAGCGCTCCCTACAATCAGGCGCTGTCGACACGGCGTGCGCTTAGCGTCGCACGTTACCTGAAGGATCACGGCCTGCAGGCGCGGCAATTCCTTGTTACGGGCTATGGCAACGCGAATCCTGTTGCATCAGATGACACCCCGAGCGGGCGTGCGCAAAACCGGCGAGTGGAGATCGTGCCGGATAAACAGTGA